One part of the Vicia villosa cultivar HV-30 ecotype Madison, WI linkage group LG6, Vvil1.0, whole genome shotgun sequence genome encodes these proteins:
- the LOC131609120 gene encoding uncharacterized protein LOC131609120, with protein MEPVQKISGGGAETLKNMPPGSSISIAYHPNFGPHDDLIVLELDEKLIPDVLNERMVLRGQPDEDAVLCTQSKTYAMKFVGTSNSVLLVPPENQSESYENQQKNDINNTDEKAVARIIKVVPGSLELIEVSPKLDKLKLLLSENTYRFDENDMEILEENQESRAGLYNWNDLIDNIQASDGELRFGLQALSAVEINGYWRLVDESYMDMILGVLLKNSVLNDWSLNALNEDEVVNMLESDGFPMVLARHCLHVYAKQVNENDCMESCVWKLDEKRVCIHFAREILKGGKRKLESFMEEWRKKTPDEMQPSFDLMEGEVLTEKLGVETWVRAFRVSSLPSTPAERFSILFRERAKWDWKDLQPYIRDLNVPGLSAEGLLLKYTRKTQPSPNQDPVFSAR; from the exons atggaACCGGTACAGAAGATTTCAGGAGGAGGAGcagaaacacttaaaaatatgccTCCTGGATCGTCGATTTCTATTGCATATCACCCCAATTTTGGACCTCATGATGATCTCATTGTTCTAGAGCTCGACGAGAAACTGATCCCAGATGTTTTGAATGAAAG gATGGTCTTAAGAGGACAGCCTGATGAGGATGCGGTTCTTTGTACTCAATCAAAAACATATGCTATGAAATTTGTTGGAACTTCCAACTCTGTTTTGCTTGTACCACCAGAAAATCAATCAGAATCGTATGAAAATCAGCAGAAGAATGACATTAACAATACTGACGAGAAAGCGGTTGCACGTATAATAAAAGTTGTACCTGGTAGTTTGGAGCTTATTGAGGTTTCCCCCAAACTTGATAAACTCAAATTGCTTCTTTCAGAAAACACTTACAGATTTGACGAAAATGACATGGAAATTTTAGAAGAGAATCAGGAGTCAAGAGCGGGATTATATAACTGGAATGATCTTATAGACAATATTCAAGCTAGTGACGGGGAATTAAGATTTGGATTGCAGGCTCTTTCTGCTGTGGAGATTAATGGGTATTGGAGATTAGTTGATGAGAGCTACATGGACATGATTCTGGGAGTGCTTTTGAAAAATTCAGTGTTGAATGACTGGTCACTCAATGCTCTAAATGAAGATGAAGTTGTGAATATGCTGGAATCAGACGGATTTCCAATGGTTCTTGCAAGGCATTGCTTGCATGTATATGCCAAGCAAGTAAATGAAAATGATTGCATGGAAAGCTGTGTGTGGAAGTTGGATGAGAAGCGGGTATGCATACACTTTGCAAGAGAAATCCTGAAAGGAGGTAAGAGGAAGTTAGAGAGTTTTATGGAAGAATGGAGGAAGAAGACTCCAGACGAAATGCAGCCATCTTTTGATCTTATGGAAGGAGAGGTATTGACAGAGAAACTTGGAGTTGAGACTTGGGTTCGTGCGTTCCGCGTCTCTTCTTTGCCTTCCACTCCAGCTGAACGATTCTCCATTCTTTTCAGAGAGCGTGCAAAATGGGACTGGAAAGATCTGCAGCCTTATATCAG GGATCTGAATGTACCAGGTCTTTCTGCAGAAGGTTTATTACTCAAATACACTCGAAAGACACAACCATCACCTAATCAAGATCCAGTTTTCAGTGCAAGATAG
- the LOC131609121 gene encoding WAT1-related protein At3g28050-like, whose product MTKKYCYKDLVPFGAMVTMECINVALNTLFKAATLKGMSYHVFVVYAYAVAAFVLLPSPFFSKRSRVLPPLSKPVLYKIGLLGLIGSSSQIMGYTGISLSSPTLSSAISNLVPAFTFLLAIIFRMEKVAIRSSSSQAKVLGTIVSISGAFIVTLYIGPPIIIPHRPSLSLHQTLKSSDQNWAIGGLLLTAEYILVPMWYIVQVQIMKVYPDELTVIFYYNLSVSIIAAIVGVISEPNASAWKIGFDTSLASILCSGFFGSFLNNTVHAYVLRIKGAVYVAMFKPLSIVIACAMGVVFLGDTLHLGSLVGATIISIGFYTVMWGKATEEEVVEDVPSHETPTTQNVPLLQSYEADRVEKKMDASV is encoded by the exons atgacaaaaaaatattgTTACAAAGATTTGGTTCCTTTTGGTGCCATGGTAACCATGGAATGCATCAACGTTGCTTTGAACACTCTCTTCAAAGCTGCTACCTTAAAAGGAATGAGTTACCATGTTTTTGTTGTCTATGCTTATGCTGTTgctgcttttgttcttcttcctTCACCCTTTTTCTCCAAAAG aTCAAGAGTTCTTCCTCCTTTGAGTAAACCTGTATTATACAAAATTGGTCTTCTTGGGTTGATAGG AAGTTCATCTCAGATAATGGGTTATACAGGTATTAGTTTGAGTTCTCCAACTCTTTCATCAGCTATCAGCAACTTGGTGCCAGCTTTTACCTTCTTGCTTGCCATCATTTTCAG gaTGGAAAAAGTAGCTATAAGAAGTTCAAGTAGTCAAGCCAAAGTGTTGGGGACCATAGTGTCTATATCAGGAGCATTTATAGTGACACTTTACATAGGACCACCAATCATCATTCCACATAGACCTTCACTTTCACTTCATCAAACTCTTAAATCTTCAGATCAAAATTGGGCCATTGGTGGCCTTCTACTTACAGCTGAGTATATATTGGTTCCCATGTGGTACATTGTACAG GTTCAAATTATGAAGGTGTACCCGGATGAACTAACAGTGATCTTCTATTACAACTTAAGTGTGAGCATTATTGCTGCAATTGTAGGAGTGATAAGTGAGCCAAATGCAAGTGCTTGGAAAATAGGATTTGATACATCACTTGCTTCCATCCTTTGCTCG GGATTTTTTGGATCATTCTTGAACAATACTGTTCACGCATATGTACTGCGTATAAAGGGGGCGGTGTATGTTGCAATGTTCAAACCACTCTCAATTGTCATAGCTTGTGCCATGGGAGTAGTGTTCCTTGGTGATACTCTCCATCTTGGAAG TTTAGTTGGAGCGACAATAATATCGATTGGGTTTTATACTGTAATGTGGGGTAAAGCAACGGAAGAAGAGGTGGTTGAAGATGTCCCTAGCCACGAAACACCAACTACACAGAATGTTCCTCTCTTGCAAAGCTATGAAGCTgatagagttgaaaagaaaatggATGCAAGTGTATAA